A genomic window from Pocillopora verrucosa isolate sample1 chromosome 7, ASM3666991v2, whole genome shotgun sequence includes:
- the LOC131792111 gene encoding uncharacterized protein isoform X3 has translation MNATPSSRESKINQQKLDLYVESIIEAAASSLQDVVLRVSSSTKKSDKDFDNGSQSSLNVCGILTSSYSEVTPSESLTAVCEPEEGTLTAVPVQESSDPPVDQPPQSPSSPQPRAKHIKSHQFKWPQKSSAVMATTEDIEKEPVQESSDPPVYQPPQSPSSPEPSKKNNKSRRFKWRRKSSAVRATTEDIGKDSQVGVHRITFEESHPSCEEYLGFFTKSDHCDQSGNDVFLLNTGKVPVVSKLFQRSESKRLADNLCSNVEEFVRKNLVTDKFTVIIHGEDDGAKLCSLYLAKKFYRLLKTRFFEGLNFCIILKAKLSLKAVFKLAKPFIPNNVKQKISMVNDVGELVVFHGIPETLLQYTC, from the exons ATG AATGCTACTCCCAGTTCTAGGGAGTCAAAAATCAACCAACAGAAGCTTGATCTCTACGTAGAGAGCATAATAGAAGCCGCTGCATCAAGCTTGCAGGATGTTGTTCTGAGGGTATCAAGCAGCACCAAAAAGTCAGACAAAGATTTTGATAATGGTTCTCAATCATCTTTAAATGTGTGTGGAATCTTGACATCATCGTATAGTGAAGTGACTCCAAGTGAGAGTCTAACTGCAGTCTGTGAGCCTGAGGAAGGAACTCTAACAGCAG TGCCTGTTCAGGAGAGCTCTGATCCCCCTGTTGATCAACCTCCCCAGTCCCCATCATCACCTCAGCCCAGAGCAAAGCATATT AAATCCCACCAGTTTAAATGGCCACAAAAGTCTTCAGCAGTAATGGCAACAACAGAGGACATTGAAAAAG AGCCTGTTCAGGAGAGCTCTGACCCCCCTGTTTATCAACCTCCCCAGTCCCCATCATCACCGGAGCCTTCTAAGAAGAATAAT AAATCCCGCAGGTTCAAATGGCGACGAAAGTCTTCAGCAGTAAGGGCAACAACAGAGGACATTGGGAAAG ACTCACAGGTTGGAGTACATCGCATTACTTTTGAAGAATCGCATCCTTCATGTGAAGAGTATTTGGGTTTTTTCACAAAAAGCG atCATTGTGATCAATCAGGCAAcgatgttttccttttgaacactGGGAAAGTACCAGTAGTATCAAAACTGTTCCAAAGGTCAGAATCAAAGAGGCTTGCTGACAATCTCTGCTC AAATGTAGAAGAATTTGTCCGCAAAAATCTGGTGACAGACAAATTCACAGTCATTATTCATGGAGAGGACGATGGCGCGAAATTGTGCTCCCTTTATTTGGCAAAGAAATTTTACAGACTATTAAAGACCAG gttCTTTGAAGGATTGAActtttgcatcattttaaagGCAAAACTCTCCCTAAAAGCAGTCTTCAAGCTTGCCAAACCATTCATCCC GAACAATGTGAAGCAAAAGATTTCTATGGTAAATGATGTTGGTGAACTTGTTGTGTTTCATG gTATACCAGAGACACTTCTCCAATATACATGCTAG
- the LOC131792080 gene encoding SID1 transmembrane family member 1-like, giving the protein MVRSCILMSFLWTISTAGLVNECNFDGEVTKAAALQNLSFISSSSSVMFFRTLPSTRTSSHSCIVTTEDKDSFLYVKAKTSGEKNGTLHMTVYGEDELSSSGHLDTAASHVWSTSISCPKPPGQKYSVLLTGTPSLSYAVEISENVSSIDIGQPKSFTISSTQPVAFQFKPSTGISKKQLDITVESSINVTAYLKVSHTCEDVVKNINALNPRSLRLSFAEKGRITLSKASLPPLEDTGRPWFIGIAIKSKSETRKKNVILTLASSFDYDYATPFYFLIFLSFFGGIAVALWALFCFREPYKLAVEDEHIDDSAVSFSSPMAASHRMKDNLRSLFSSCWKKKEDEEADELRPLIRGKKEKNPLTWKELFKAMKIVLFTHWFAQGPKTFSYTTCIVGFVLLVGSYQYVFEDWHEMIHTGDRDRCYYNDFCYRVSGYDIPFNLMISNLVYMIHGLILAWSVWVMEAELFAWCHKQARRNHLSTTRLPPGQVELPKHILKCPNINGHLAKMTVPYFRTNNLEEEIMLHAEAHKRKFTFSIGYALAWGLIFEGCFSMLYHFCPTKLTFQFDTAFMFVISGLIVLSLYNGISFKECVVGKRCKKPVQASNFFLFFLVPLLIFNYFGSLLYKNRGEMGLAMKLIFVVCLVFYYISILSWVGIKLFYNILSKSDLKKWDEVLKAVFFFVILVVISIVFPVHFGIQFDFPDMFLFSCISACLLAITGKVLIQFFRTTRRCCTFQTFIFRFFQVSYILVTLGCMGTAVWIFTDKATTDKTKTAWESRDLNKRCAVVNFFDYHDLWHILSSFSLLMGSYLMLYISE; this is encoded by the exons ATGGTGCGTTCTTGTATCCTCATGTCCTTTCTTTGGACTATATCGACTGCAGGGCTTGTTAATGAATGTAATTTTGATGGCGAGGTGACAAAAGCAGCGGCTCTTCAAAATCTATCCTTTATCAGCAGTTCGAGTTCAGTAATGTTTTTCCGTACACTTCCGTCAACGAGAACGTCGTCTCACTCGTGTATTGTAACAACGGAGGACAAAGATAGTTTCTTATATGTAAAAGCAAAGACCTCTGGAGAGAAAAATG GAACTCTTCACATGACAGTGTACGGTGAGGACGAATTGTCCTCCTCTGGTCATCTTGACACTGCTGCGTCGCATGTTTGGAGCACGTCAATTTCATGTCCAAAGCCTCCCGGCCAGAAGTATTCAGTGTTACTAACAGGAACTCCAAGCCTAAGTTACGCAGTGGAAATCTCTGAAAACGTCTCGTCTATAGATATCGGTCAACCAAAGAGTTTTACGATTTCAAGCACTCAACCAGTAGCATTTCAGTTCAAACCAAGCACGGGTATCTCAAAAAAACAACTTGACATAACTGTGGAATCCAGTATAAATGTTACAGCTTACTTAAAAGTTTCACATACTTGCGAGGATGTGGTGAAGAATATAAATGCACTGAATCCCAGATCATTGAGGCTGTCGTTCGCAGAAAAGGGCCGGATCACCCTCTCCAAAGCATCATTACCGCCTCTAGAAGATACCGGTCGCCCTTGGTTCATAGGGATTGCGATAAAGAGCAAGTccgaaacaagaaaaaaaaacgtgataCTAACTCTAGCGAGCTCGTTTGATTATGATTACGCAACTCCGTTCTATTTCCTAatctttttgtcgttttttGGTGGTATTGCAGTGGCGCTATGGGCGTTGTTTTGCTTCAGGGAGCCATATAAACTGGCCGTGGAAGATGAACATATTGACGATTCAGCGGTAAGCTTTTCGTCGCCCATGGCAGCTAGTCACCGAATGAAAGACAATCTTAGGAGCTTGTTTTCATCTTGctggaaaaagaaagaggaCGAAGAAGCTGATGAGCTACGACCATTGATACgtggcaaaaaggaaaaaaaccctttAACTTGGAAGGAATTGTTTAAAGCAATGAAAATAGTGCTGTTTACCCACTGGTTCGCGCAAGGACCCAAAACATTTTCTTACACCACCTGTATTGTCGGTTTTGTCCTTTTGGTTGGTTCATACCAGTATGTCTTCGAAGACTGGCACGAGATGATACATACGGGCGACAGGGACAGGTGTTATTACAATGACTTTTGTTATAGAGTTAGTGGATATGACATTCCCTTCAACCTGATGATAAGTAACCTGGTTTACATGATTCACGGCTTGATCCTGGCCTGGTCGGTGTGGGTGATGGAAGCCGAGTTATTCGCTTGGTGCCATAAGCAGGCGCGTAGGAACCACCTGTCAACTACACGACTTCCGCCAGGCCAAGTCGAGTTACCGAAACACATTTTGAAATGCCCGAACATCAACGGTCACCTGGCAAAAATGACTGTTCCTTATTTTCGCACCAACAATCTAGAAGAAGAGATAATGTTGCACGCTGAAGCTCATAAAAGAAAGTTCACTTTTTCGATAGGGTACGCTTTAGCCTGGGGGCTGATTTTTGAGGGGTGTTTTTCCATGCTTTATCACTTTTGTCCCACCAAGTTGACTTTCCAGTTCGATACAGCTTTCATGTTTGTTATTTCAGGTTTGATTGTGTTATCATTGTATAACGGAATCAGCTTCAAGGAGTGCGTTGTCGGAAAAAGGTGCAAAAAGCCTGTACAAGCCAgcaattttttcctgttctttttagTTCCACTGTTAATTTTCAATTACTTTGGCTCCCTTCTCTATAAAAATCGTGGTGAAATGGGTTTGGCAATGAAATTAATATTTGTAGtctgtttggttttttattaCATCAGTATTCTTTCTTGGGTGGGtataaaattgttttacaacATTTTGAGCAAAAGTGACCTCAAAAAGTGGGATGAGGTTTTAAAGGCTGTGTTTTTCTTTGTGATCCTAGTGGTTATAAGTATTGTTTTCCCAGTGCATTTTGGAATTCAGTTTGATTTCCCAGACATGTTCTTGTTTAGCTGTATATCAGCTTGTCTCCTTGCTATCACGGGTAAAGTGCTGATTCAGTTCTTTCGGACCACCCGTCGATGTTGCACATTTCAAACATTCATTTTCCGCTTTTTTCAAGTCTCCTATATTCTAGTCACGCTAGGGTGTATGGGTACTGCGGTTTGGATTTTTACTGACAAGGCGACAACAGACAAGACAAAGACTGCATGGGAATCACGTGATCTGAACAAGAGGTGCGCAGTCGTGAATTTCTTTGACTATCATGATTTATGGCATATCTTGTCCTCATTTTCCCTCCTGATGGGATCTTATTTAATGTTGTATATTAGTGAATAA
- the LOC131792111 gene encoding uncharacterized protein isoform X1 encodes MNATPSSRESKINQQKLDLYVESIIEAAASSLQDVVLRVSSSTKKSDKDFDNGSQSSLNVCGILTSSYSEVTPSESLTAVCEPEEGTLTAVPVQESSDPPVDQPPQSPSSPQPRGKHIKSHRFKWPRKSSAVRATTEDIEKVPVQESSDPPVDQPPQSPSSPQPRAKHIKSHQFKWPQKSSAVMATTEDIEKEPVQESSDPPVYQPPQSPSSPEPSKKNNKSRRFKWRRKSSAVRATTEDIGKDSQVGVHRITFEESHPSCEEYLGFFTKSDHCDQSGNDVFLLNTGKVPVVSKLFQRSESKRLADNLCSNVEEFVRKNLVTDKFTVIIHGEDDGAKLCSLYLAKKFYRLLKTRFFEGLNFCIILKAKLSLKAVFKLAKPFIPNNVKQKISMVNDVGELVVFHGIPETLLQYTC; translated from the exons ATG AATGCTACTCCCAGTTCTAGGGAGTCAAAAATCAACCAACAGAAGCTTGATCTCTACGTAGAGAGCATAATAGAAGCCGCTGCATCAAGCTTGCAGGATGTTGTTCTGAGGGTATCAAGCAGCACCAAAAAGTCAGACAAAGATTTTGATAATGGTTCTCAATCATCTTTAAATGTGTGTGGAATCTTGACATCATCGTATAGTGAAGTGACTCCAAGTGAGAGTCTAACTGCAGTCTGTGAGCCTGAGGAAGGAACTCTAACAGCAG TGCCTGTTCAGGAGAGCTCTGATCCCCCTGTTGATCAACCTCCCCAGTCCCCATCATCACCTCAGCCCAGAGGAAAGCATATT AAATCTCACCGGTTCAAATGGCCACGAAAGTCTTCAGCAGTAAGGGCAACAACAGAGGACATTGAGAAAG TGCCTGTTCAGGAGAGCTCTGATCCCCCTGTTGATCAACCTCCCCAGTCCCCATCATCACCTCAGCCCAGAGCAAAGCATATT AAATCCCACCAGTTTAAATGGCCACAAAAGTCTTCAGCAGTAATGGCAACAACAGAGGACATTGAAAAAG AGCCTGTTCAGGAGAGCTCTGACCCCCCTGTTTATCAACCTCCCCAGTCCCCATCATCACCGGAGCCTTCTAAGAAGAATAAT AAATCCCGCAGGTTCAAATGGCGACGAAAGTCTTCAGCAGTAAGGGCAACAACAGAGGACATTGGGAAAG ACTCACAGGTTGGAGTACATCGCATTACTTTTGAAGAATCGCATCCTTCATGTGAAGAGTATTTGGGTTTTTTCACAAAAAGCG atCATTGTGATCAATCAGGCAAcgatgttttccttttgaacactGGGAAAGTACCAGTAGTATCAAAACTGTTCCAAAGGTCAGAATCAAAGAGGCTTGCTGACAATCTCTGCTC AAATGTAGAAGAATTTGTCCGCAAAAATCTGGTGACAGACAAATTCACAGTCATTATTCATGGAGAGGACGATGGCGCGAAATTGTGCTCCCTTTATTTGGCAAAGAAATTTTACAGACTATTAAAGACCAG gttCTTTGAAGGATTGAActtttgcatcattttaaagGCAAAACTCTCCCTAAAAGCAGTCTTCAAGCTTGCCAAACCATTCATCCC GAACAATGTGAAGCAAAAGATTTCTATGGTAAATGATGTTGGTGAACTTGTTGTGTTTCATG gTATACCAGAGACACTTCTCCAATATACATGCTAG
- the LOC131792111 gene encoding uncharacterized protein isoform X2 encodes MNATPSSRESKINQQKLDLYVESIIEAAASSLQDVVLRVSSSTKKSDKDFDNGSQSSLNVCGILTSSYSEVTPSESLTAVCEPEEGTLTAVPVQESSDPPVDQPPQSPSSPQPRGKHIKSHRFKWPRKSSAVRATTEDIEKEPVQESSDPPVYQPPQSPSSPEPSKKNNKSRRFKWRRKSSAVRATTEDIGKDSQVGVHRITFEESHPSCEEYLGFFTKSDHCDQSGNDVFLLNTGKVPVVSKLFQRSESKRLADNLCSNVEEFVRKNLVTDKFTVIIHGEDDGAKLCSLYLAKKFYRLLKTRFFEGLNFCIILKAKLSLKAVFKLAKPFIPNNVKQKISMVNDVGELVVFHGIPETLLQYTC; translated from the exons ATG AATGCTACTCCCAGTTCTAGGGAGTCAAAAATCAACCAACAGAAGCTTGATCTCTACGTAGAGAGCATAATAGAAGCCGCTGCATCAAGCTTGCAGGATGTTGTTCTGAGGGTATCAAGCAGCACCAAAAAGTCAGACAAAGATTTTGATAATGGTTCTCAATCATCTTTAAATGTGTGTGGAATCTTGACATCATCGTATAGTGAAGTGACTCCAAGTGAGAGTCTAACTGCAGTCTGTGAGCCTGAGGAAGGAACTCTAACAGCAG TGCCTGTTCAGGAGAGCTCTGATCCCCCTGTTGATCAACCTCCCCAGTCCCCATCATCACCTCAGCCCAGAGGAAAGCATATT AAATCTCACCGGTTCAAATGGCCACGAAAGTCTTCAGCAGTAAGGGCAACAACAGAGGACATTGAGAAAG AGCCTGTTCAGGAGAGCTCTGACCCCCCTGTTTATCAACCTCCCCAGTCCCCATCATCACCGGAGCCTTCTAAGAAGAATAAT AAATCCCGCAGGTTCAAATGGCGACGAAAGTCTTCAGCAGTAAGGGCAACAACAGAGGACATTGGGAAAG ACTCACAGGTTGGAGTACATCGCATTACTTTTGAAGAATCGCATCCTTCATGTGAAGAGTATTTGGGTTTTTTCACAAAAAGCG atCATTGTGATCAATCAGGCAAcgatgttttccttttgaacactGGGAAAGTACCAGTAGTATCAAAACTGTTCCAAAGGTCAGAATCAAAGAGGCTTGCTGACAATCTCTGCTC AAATGTAGAAGAATTTGTCCGCAAAAATCTGGTGACAGACAAATTCACAGTCATTATTCATGGAGAGGACGATGGCGCGAAATTGTGCTCCCTTTATTTGGCAAAGAAATTTTACAGACTATTAAAGACCAG gttCTTTGAAGGATTGAActtttgcatcattttaaagGCAAAACTCTCCCTAAAAGCAGTCTTCAAGCTTGCCAAACCATTCATCCC GAACAATGTGAAGCAAAAGATTTCTATGGTAAATGATGTTGGTGAACTTGTTGTGTTTCATG gTATACCAGAGACACTTCTCCAATATACATGCTAG
- the LOC131792067 gene encoding adenosine receptor A3-like, which yields MEQGSDPMYPAYMSNSVMNGCLSYTAIVLNILTINALRKTSSLPKTLKTLLLSLAVSDLGVGLMVQPLYTALLVEGLQQKRTNWILALCTFSAGLFAISSFLGVTALSVDRFLAVHLHLRYQELVTHKRVVFGVIILWLFGALIALLSFWNTIVLLILLTCISSLCVIFCTTVYCKIYFTVRRLASRLQHRPQRGQEVPQGNKIAVNADKLRKFALSTFYVFLVFLICYLPHNCMLVARILIPQQNTSMRTFDLFSVTLVYLNSTLNPVVYSWKIRHIRLAIMNSLRKLVFYHN from the coding sequence ATGGAACAAGGCTCAGATCCCATGTATCCAGCGTACATGAGTAATTCGGTTATGAATGGCTGTTTATCCTATACGGCCATAGTGCTTAACATTTTAACAATCAATGCACTCAGGAAAACTTCATCTTTGCCAAAGACTCTGAAAACATTACTGTTAAGTCTTGCTGTGTCTGATCTTGGAGTTGGATTAATGGTACAGCCTCTCTATACTGCGTTACTGGTTGAAGGTTTGCAACAAAAGCGAACAAATTGGATACTGGCCTTGTGCACATTTTCTGCTGGTTTATTTGCAATCTCGTCGTTTCTTGGTGTGACGGCTCTGAGTGTAGACAGATttttagctgttcatcttcatctcagatatcaggAACTAGTAACCCACAAGCGTGTTGTGTTCGGGGTAATAATATTGTGGCTGTTTGGTGCATTGATTGCTTTGTTATCTTTCTGGAATACAATAGTGTTGTTAATCCTTCTGACGTGTATTTCCAGTCTGTGTGTCATCTTTTGCACAACTGTGTATTGTAAGATTTATTTCACTGTACGGCGCCTTGCAAGCCGACTGCAGCATCGTCCACAGAGGGGACAAGAAGTACCCCAAGGCAATAAAATAGCGGTGAATGCTGACAAGCTCAGAAAATTTGCTCTCAGTACATTTTACGTGTTTCTGGTCTTTTTAATCTGTTATTTGCCACATAACTGCATGTTGGTGGCGCGTATCCTGATCCCTCAACAAAATACTTCGATGCGcacatttgatttattttctgtaaCACTGGTGTACCTTAATTCGACCTTAAATCCTGTCGTCTACTCATGGAAGATAAGACATATTCGTCTCGCTATTATGAACTCACTGCGAAAACTTGTTTTTTATCACAACTGA